The following nucleotide sequence is from Mangifera indica cultivar Alphonso chromosome 1, CATAS_Mindica_2.1, whole genome shotgun sequence.
ataccAAAGAAGAAATGGATCAAATTCagcaaaattattataattatctagaagaaaattttaaatatatacctTTTTTCCAatggttttgtaaaaataaaacaattaatgtataagaaaaaacaaaaacatagaaaacattaaaaggagaagaaataaaaaatttagaatcaaTACATTCCCCATTAGGAGAAATTTCAATACCTTACAAAGGAGTAATTTTAACTGCAACCCCATTCAAAATAAAAGAGGACTTAGACAAAATTACTagaaatgacataaaaaatattatgcaaTAAAGTAATTATACAAACCAATATTTAAAAACAGCGGGacattaattaaacataatagaGGTTACTGTCAATCAACCAGTTACCAGAATCATcgatgaaaaatcaaaatctttaaaaatcaaaactcataaaCCTTTGTTTAATCCATATGAGATTCCAAAAAATTTCTTGAAAGAACTCTCAAACAGAGATGAATTTGcccaaaaaataaacaagaaactTAACCAAATAGGATTAGGAATTTCTCTTGATACACCTCAGTCTGTCACATCTAAAATAGTTGGCTTTGTAGAGCAAACAAATTTGTCAAAAGAAATTTCAGATAATCAATCAACTTCATTAGAAGATAattcattacaaataaataagatgaaTTGGAAGAAACCTCAAAAAATGTATTACCCAAGAGCTTTAACCCTAGATCTTGTATTAGAATATCAccattaattcaacaaaaaaaaaaaatacaatgctAATTCAATTTATGAGTGGAATATAGATAGAATGTCTGATTAcaatattattacaatattaCAACAAATGACAATGGTAAACaatgcttataaaacaaaaCTTAATTCATCAGACGAAGCAATAGCCCATTTGTTTATTGCTAGATTCACCGGCTTCTTAAAAGCTTGGTGGGACAACCATCTCAAAGAGgaacaataaaatttgatattaaatgtTGTAAAAGTTGATGATAATGAAACCCCAATTTTAGATAATGAAGGGAAAACTATCCAAGATGCAGTAAATACTTTGATATTTACAATCACCTATCATTTTGTAGGAGGCCCTacaaatattaaagataaaagtcaAGCAGTATTAATGAACTTAAAATGTAAAACTCTCCATAATTATAGATGGTATAAATAAACCTTATTTATTAAAGTAATGCAAATGCCAGATAGTAATAAAGTTTATtagaaagttaaatttttagtaGGATTACCAAACATCTTAGGAGAAAAggttagaaaaaaattaggaaataaTACGATAAAGTTATACCCTATGATGGTTTAACTTATGGACAATTACATAGTTTTGTGCAAAAGGTTGGAATGAAAATATGCAAGGATGAAAAAATAGCTTATCAAAgacaaaaggaaagaaaacaattagaaaaagaattagGAACATTTTGTGAACAATTTGATTCTCAGCATAAAAACCCATAtcttaaaaaatacaaaagaaataaaagatctAGAAATTGTAATAGCCAATGTAGTAAAACAAAATCATaccttgaaagaaaatttacgaaaaacaaagaaattcacacataaaaaattaataaaaaaggaacAAAACCAGCTCCAAAATGTTATAAACAATACATGTGCTAGAGATATGAAAAACAATGTCATACTTTCAAATATTGTCAATTAAGCAAAAAGATTAAAGAATTAGAATTAGAAGaataaattctaacaaaaatagaaatgttAATGATAGAATCCTCTGACAGTAAATCCTCTGAGAAGAAAAGATAATATTCAAGTATCCAAATAAATGAAATAGCAGGATTAAGTGAAAATGAAATACGTGTATTAACAAAAGACCAAGAATTTTGACAAGTATACATGAAAAAGATATActattctcttttatttatgaAGCATGACCTTGCAACAACatctaaattattaataaaagccTCAACAGTATGTGGATTTCAActcatcaaaatttgggtggaaaaaattTAGTGGGcctactatatattattgaaaccTTTCTTTTGATAGTttaaggctaaaggacttatgCCCACCCAAAGTTCATTGTATTCTCAAATTGGTAttgtttaattattgaaaacctaaatattcacctataagcaattaaaattaattagatttgttgagtttcaaaggtaaaatcataaatttaactagtaatatattaaaaacaataaaacattaACCATTCCTCTTTAGATTTAGAAACTAAAACTTTTTCCtaggattaaattttgaaatgtcatatttctcccttagggtttttttttttttttctcctttccttTTCGACGCTATCACCGACTAGCgtctctctccctcccctttTGTTCCCATTTTTGGCTCCTCGTCTTTGTCAACGAAGATGAGGAAAAGGCATCGGAAATGGGAACAAAaagggagagaaagagagacaCTGGTTGGTGACGACATCAGAAAAAGAAACCTTAAAGGGgaaatgtaatatttcaaaatttaatctaggaaaaattgttagttttataaacctAAGGGGCAAATAGATGGTATTAACTTgctctattaattttaactgtttatagatgaatgtttgagtttttaataattaagaggTATCAATTTATGAATGTAATGAACTTCAGGTGAGAATAGGTCCTTTGGCCATTCTTTAATTGGGTATATTATTAAAACAAGATCATTCAAATCAACATACGTTACACATGCTGGCTAAATTgtgaataatatattgataagaCAAGGAATAACTTTGACgcttgaaaatattatttattgtctGTGGGATCAATTTTCTGCGTTCTTTTTTCTAAATTGCCGAATCTGGatgaattagaaaaattatctatCCTTGATGTACATTTTTGCAAATGCtcttattgttttaatataaaaactcaattatcaaaatagaaatcaCTAGCAAAAGTTTCGTAATATAGCATCCAAACCCACGAAATATAAagttagtttaattaaaaaaacacaaataaatatttggttTGATCAAATCTAAAGTGATTTATTCTAATTGATTTCTTAGAAGAGAAAAACCCACAAAATAAAAACTCTTTTCGATTACTAAATATCAAAAGACTCAATTTTACCCTTTATAACTCATTGCTATTTTTATCGATATTTGTTACTATTTAAGATTAATGTATCtaagaacaaaaaaacatatttataaagaaaaactcttcataaatattttaagtaaacaaTGTAGTCTTTACAGTTTTTCTTAAACAGACAGTTGGAAGAAGACAAGGCACAATGCCAACACCAAATTGAGAAATAGACAGTGATGATAATATATAACTTCTCTGTTATTTATGAAACATGAAATTGGAACAAcataaatctaaattattaatAGAGCACATGGAATTTCACACAAGTTCAAACGCACAGGATAGTAAATGGAAGTAGTACACAAACCAGTACATATGAAGAACAAAGTTTAGAACAGATCGAACTAGTTATAATGGTTGAAAGCATCCTTAAGCAACCTATTAAAATTGCTGTAAGATTTGCCTCCAATATCTGTAGTTTCCACAGCTATGTCTTTCCATTCTTGAGCCTTCTGtctcttcttttttccttcatttcCTTCCATCACCTCTTTAACAAGAGCCTCAATGCCATCACGCTTTACATCTTCATTCACTTCCATGCCCATGCCCCAAGTTGTGCATGCATATCGACGATTCGTCTGCTGCTCCGCGAAGAACGGCCAACAAATTACAGGAACACCACCACATACGGATTCTATCGTAGAATTCCACCCGCAGTGTGTTAGAAATAGCCCAATTGAAGGGTGACAAAGCACTTGGTCTTGCGGACACCAACTGACTATCAACCCTCTATCCTTTATCTCCTCGAAATATTCTTGAGGCAAAATCGCGTCATTTCCCTCCACGACATCGGGCCTAAGAATCCATAAAAATGGATGTTTGCTATTGGCGAGACCCCAGGCGAATTCTTTCAACTGCTCGTCTGACATTACAGTTATGCTACCATAATTCACATACACAATTGAATTGGGTTGTTGTTTGTCGAGCCATTTTAGACATTCTGAGTCTTCCTTCCACAAACTTGTTCTAAATGACTTGAGATGGTCGCTTTCCGGCAAATGCCTGCAAAGCAAGGGAAGTGGACCAATTGTATACATGTTATTTCTTGGGAATTTTGAAGCAATATAGTCTAAAGCTTCATGCTCAAATTCATCAAATGAGTTAAATATGATAGCGGAAGATTTCAAGCAGTCGTGTGATTCTTTGCCCAAGTAATCAAACATAATGTCGTTAACATCAGTGACTCTCATGAAGCTTGGTAGATCCTTTAATCGTAGGTGGTTTA
It contains:
- the LOC123214338 gene encoding linamarin synthase 2-like, which produces MGSIDQTTIKPHAVVIPYPAQGHVTPMMQLAKLLHYRGFHITFVNTEFNHKRLIRSSGPNALKGLPDFQFKTIPDGLPPSDRDATQDIPALCASIRKSFLGPFVELISKLNSSGEVPPVTSIVSDGVMTFGVKAGEILGLPVISLWTASVCGLLGYLQYAELVKKGIVPFKDENFLSDGTLDAPVDWIPGINHLRLKDLPSFMRVTDVNDIMFDYLGKESHDCLKSSAIIFNSFDEFEHEALDYIASKFPRNNMYTIGPLPLLCRHLPESDHLKSFRTSLWKEDSECLKWLDKQQPNSIVYVNYGSITVMSDEQLKEFAWGLANSKHPFLWILRPDVVEGNDAILPQEYFEEIKDRGLIVSWCPQDQVLCHPSIGLFLTHCGWNSTIESVCGGVPVICWPFFAEQQTNRRYACTTWGMGMEVNEDVKRDGIEALVKEVMEGNEGKKKRQKAQEWKDIAVETTDIGGKSYSNFNRLLKDAFNHYN